A genomic segment from Bradyrhizobium sp. CB1015 encodes:
- the galE gene encoding UDP-glucose 4-epimerase GalE, whose protein sequence is MKKTVLVTGGAGYVGSHCCKAFAMAGWNVVTLDNLSRGWRDAVRWGPLVECDIRNSAGVRAALDTYKPDLVAHFAALAYVGESVADPAIYYDNNTRGTLALLEAMRATGCSRVLFSSTCASYGIPKQTPIDETHPQAPINPYGWSKMIIERMLEDFGRAYEMSSVSLRYFNAAGCDPDGEIGERHEPETHAIPLAIEAVRRPDRPFTILGTDFPTPDGSAIRDYIHVNDLAQAHLLAGDMLVARGGTHIFNLGTGVGTSVIELIKAVRRVSGNDPVVRRGPRRAGDPPTLVASFAKAKRELGWSPRQSEIDFIIETALRWSDSNPPA, encoded by the coding sequence ATGAAAAAGACCGTTCTGGTCACCGGCGGTGCCGGCTACGTCGGCTCGCATTGCTGCAAGGCGTTTGCAATGGCGGGCTGGAATGTCGTGACGCTCGACAATCTTTCCCGAGGCTGGCGCGATGCGGTGCGCTGGGGACCGTTGGTCGAGTGCGATATTCGCAATTCAGCCGGCGTTCGCGCAGCGCTGGACACCTACAAGCCGGACCTTGTCGCGCACTTTGCGGCACTGGCTTATGTCGGCGAATCCGTGGCTGATCCCGCTATCTATTACGACAATAACACGAGAGGAACGCTTGCGCTGCTGGAGGCAATGCGAGCGACCGGCTGTTCGCGCGTGCTCTTTTCCAGCACGTGTGCCAGTTACGGAATTCCCAAGCAGACCCCGATAGACGAAACACATCCGCAGGCGCCGATCAATCCCTATGGTTGGTCCAAGATGATCATCGAGCGCATGCTGGAGGACTTTGGCCGCGCGTACGAGATGTCGTCGGTTTCGCTGCGCTATTTCAACGCGGCGGGCTGTGATCCGGACGGAGAGATCGGCGAGCGCCACGAACCGGAAACCCATGCCATTCCGCTGGCGATCGAAGCTGTGCGCCGACCCGATCGGCCTTTCACCATTCTGGGAACGGACTTTCCGACGCCGGATGGCAGTGCAATCAGGGATTATATCCACGTCAACGACCTGGCGCAGGCGCACCTTCTCGCAGGTGACATGCTGGTGGCGCGAGGTGGTACTCATATCTTCAATCTCGGTACAGGGGTTGGCACGAGTGTGATCGAACTAATAAAGGCAGTGAGGCGTGTCTCCGGAAATGATCCGGTCGTCCGCCGCGGCCCACGCCGCGCGGGCGACCCGCCCACGCTCGTCGCCTCCTTTGCCAAGGCCAAGCGGGAGCTCGGTTGGAGCCCGCGGCAATCCGAGATCGATTTCATTATTGAGACTGCACTGAGGTGGAGCGATAGCAACCCGCCGGCATGA
- a CDS encoding glycosyltransferase — translation MKIALIDPSLFTWPYDLKLAKGLNDIGHAASIVGRQLGQKPSIDEDLFLDRHFYPGLQSRFFKKLPRNVQLGLKGLSHAESMTRLIRRFRKTPPDVIHFQWAPLAIVDSQFIPKFRRVAPTVLTVHDSNPFNNNPSSRIQRIGAFKILHCFDHLIVHTTVARDRLLRVGIPDEKISVIAHGLLTDHIARPVDESAAADGRVQILLFGKIKPYKGIDVMLRALALLPREVRARCVAKIVGWPEMPMEPLFAMVKDLQLEDHVEFDLRFIPEDEVTSLVARADILAFPYRDIDASGVLMLAIAAGRPIVASNLGTFSEWLSDRAEGTLVPPGDPAALSRSLDRLISDPDYRNAKSQGMLDLRDSVPTWTSIARLTEAAYAKAGRRVGAPASAEVLQRSGN, via the coding sequence ATGAAAATCGCTCTGATCGATCCGTCACTGTTTACGTGGCCATATGATCTTAAATTAGCCAAAGGATTGAACGATATTGGGCATGCAGCCAGCATTGTCGGGCGACAGCTTGGGCAGAAGCCTTCCATTGATGAAGACCTGTTCCTTGACCGGCATTTTTATCCGGGATTGCAGTCGCGCTTTTTCAAGAAACTTCCGCGCAACGTGCAGCTGGGGCTGAAGGGACTCAGTCACGCCGAATCAATGACACGGCTGATCAGGCGCTTCAGGAAGACGCCGCCAGATGTGATCCATTTTCAATGGGCACCGCTGGCGATCGTCGACAGCCAGTTCATTCCCAAGTTCAGGAGGGTCGCGCCGACGGTTCTGACCGTTCATGACTCGAATCCGTTCAATAACAATCCGAGCTCGCGGATACAGCGAATCGGCGCGTTCAAGATTCTGCATTGCTTCGACCATCTTATCGTTCATACGACCGTTGCACGTGATCGCCTGCTGCGCGTTGGTATTCCGGACGAGAAGATTTCCGTTATCGCGCACGGATTGCTGACGGATCACATCGCCCGACCTGTCGACGAGTCCGCGGCCGCGGACGGGCGCGTTCAAATACTCTTGTTCGGCAAGATAAAGCCCTACAAGGGCATCGACGTCATGCTTCGCGCGCTTGCATTGCTTCCCCGAGAGGTCAGGGCACGTTGCGTGGCGAAGATCGTGGGCTGGCCCGAAATGCCGATGGAGCCGCTGTTTGCGATGGTGAAGGATCTGCAGCTCGAGGACCATGTCGAATTCGACCTGCGGTTCATTCCGGAAGACGAAGTAACCTCGCTGGTCGCGCGCGCTGACATCCTGGCTTTTCCGTACCGGGATATCGACGCATCCGGTGTGCTGATGCTGGCGATCGCGGCGGGACGTCCGATCGTCGCTTCGAACCTTGGAACGTTTTCGGAATGGCTGAGCGATCGGGCGGAGGGGACGCTCGTTCCTCCAGGTGATCCCGCCGCATTGTCACGGTCGCTCGATCGCTTGATCAGCGACCCCGACTATCGAAACGCCAAGAGTCAAGGAATGCTGGATCTGCGGGACTCCGTGCCGACGTGGACCTCGATTGCCCGCCTGACCGAGGCCGCCTATGCGAAGGCCGGCCGGCGTGTGGGCGCGCCGGCCAGTGCCGAGGTTCTGCAGCGTTCAGGAAACTGA
- a CDS encoding glycosyltransferase family 2 protein, which yields MSSGALLVSVVIPAFNASATIDETLRSVRSQSHRELEIIVVDDGSTDNTVAVVQRHLVQDSRVTIIEQRNAGVAAARNAGWQAARADFVAFIDADDLWTPRKIEQQLQALLDAGERTGLVYSWYDWIDADSRVSARSDPVFHAGEVLDYLCQGNFIGNGSSALVRREALTAAKGFESGLRASGAEGCEDLLFYCRVAEAYHFAVVPEYQIGYRYLPNNMSSNMPRMFRSWMLVADEIMARHPERMALLDLGFRNYARWLLRRALTGGQLWYFVSILGQLCRRNPLLALRVAVHDVPRDTVLEVRWKWRHQRRKVVRPPASLFAIGDPSQSR from the coding sequence ATGAGTAGCGGTGCGCTGCTGGTCAGTGTGGTTATTCCCGCCTTCAACGCCAGTGCAACGATCGATGAGACGCTTCGCAGCGTCAGATCCCAGTCGCACCGCGAGCTGGAAATCATTGTCGTGGACGACGGCTCCACAGACAACACGGTCGCAGTTGTCCAGCGGCATCTGGTTCAGGATTCTCGCGTAACAATCATAGAACAGCGTAATGCAGGGGTGGCAGCCGCCCGGAATGCGGGCTGGCAGGCCGCGCGCGCGGACTTCGTCGCGTTCATTGATGCCGATGATCTCTGGACGCCTCGCAAGATTGAGCAACAGCTTCAAGCCTTGCTTGATGCAGGGGAGCGGACTGGTCTGGTTTACAGCTGGTATGACTGGATCGATGCCGATAGTCGCGTAAGTGCCAGGTCCGACCCCGTCTTTCATGCAGGCGAGGTGCTGGACTATCTCTGTCAGGGAAATTTCATTGGCAACGGCAGCTCGGCGCTAGTTCGCCGGGAAGCCCTCACAGCTGCAAAAGGTTTCGAGAGCGGACTCAGGGCGTCGGGGGCAGAAGGCTGCGAAGATCTGCTGTTCTATTGCCGTGTCGCGGAGGCGTACCACTTCGCGGTCGTGCCCGAGTACCAGATCGGCTACCGCTACCTTCCGAACAACATGTCAAGCAACATGCCCCGGATGTTCCGGTCCTGGATGCTGGTCGCCGATGAGATCATGGCGCGGCACCCAGAGCGCATGGCGCTCCTCGACCTGGGCTTCAGAAACTATGCGCGTTGGCTGCTTCGGAGAGCTCTGACGGGCGGTCAGTTGTGGTACTTCGTCTCAATCCTTGGACAGCTTTGCAGACGGAATCCCTTGCTGGCGCTCAGGGTCGCCGTGCACGATGTGCCGCGGGATACCGTCTTGGAAGTCCGGTGGAAATGGCGTCATCAGCGTCGCAAGGTGGTCCGACCCCCGGCTTCGTTATTTGCCATCGGCGATCCGAGTCAATCGCGATGA
- a CDS encoding glycosyltransferase family 2 protein: MSRNVLIVVPVLNEASHIETVVRNLARDSLDDDRTIVVADGGSTDGTPEIVRQLGKEIRGVHLLRNPQRLQSAGVNLAVQVFGAAAEVLVRCDAHCEYPSDYVSSLLKTLNERKADSVVVPMDSRGEGCLQKAVAWVSDTKVGSGGSAHRGGKQSGFVDHGHHAAMTIDAFRRAGGYDETFTHNEDAEFDCRLRALGGRIFLDSDIRLSYRPRSSFLSLAKQYFNYGRGRSRTVRRHPGSLRLRQFLVPTHVSLTLGAIVLSPAAPLLLTWPAAYLAILALTAMMIAVKHHSICGLLALPAAVVMHFAWALGFFWGILSIRQTTWQMTPSVS; encoded by the coding sequence GTGTCCAGAAACGTCCTGATCGTCGTACCCGTTTTGAACGAGGCTTCCCATATCGAGACCGTTGTCCGCAATCTGGCGCGGGACAGTCTCGACGACGATCGCACGATAGTGGTTGCAGATGGCGGCAGCACCGATGGGACGCCTGAGATTGTTCGCCAGCTCGGCAAGGAGATTCGCGGCGTCCATCTGTTGCGCAATCCCCAGCGGCTGCAGAGTGCCGGGGTCAATCTAGCCGTACAAGTCTTTGGTGCTGCGGCGGAGGTCCTGGTGCGGTGTGACGCCCATTGCGAATATCCATCGGATTATGTTTCGAGCCTCCTCAAGACTCTCAACGAGCGCAAGGCCGACTCGGTCGTGGTCCCCATGGACTCTCGTGGCGAGGGTTGCTTGCAGAAAGCCGTCGCCTGGGTCTCTGACACCAAGGTCGGTTCGGGCGGATCGGCACATCGCGGCGGAAAGCAAAGCGGCTTTGTCGATCACGGGCACCATGCCGCGATGACCATCGATGCCTTTCGCAGGGCCGGTGGTTACGACGAAACCTTCACTCACAATGAAGATGCAGAGTTTGACTGCAGGCTCCGTGCACTCGGCGGCCGGATTTTTCTGGATTCGGACATCCGCCTTTCATATCGACCGCGGTCGAGTTTTCTGAGCCTGGCGAAGCAGTACTTCAACTACGGGCGTGGTCGATCGAGAACGGTGAGACGGCATCCAGGATCGTTGCGACTGCGTCAATTCCTGGTGCCCACTCATGTTTCATTGACGCTCGGCGCCATCGTGCTGTCGCCGGCTGCGCCGCTGCTGTTGACCTGGCCGGCGGCCTATCTGGCGATACTGGCCCTGACCGCAATGATGATTGCAGTAAAACATCACTCAATTTGCGGGCTGCTTGCACTGCCGGCTGCCGTCGTGATGCACTTCGCGTGGGCACTTGGCTTTTTCTGGGGCATCCTGTCGATCCGCCAGACCACCTGGCAGATGACCCCTTCAGTTTCCTGA
- a CDS encoding glycosyltransferase family 2 protein — protein MAHVSVTSASDVAETTLIEGMTVFWRADQPIGHVLMHEGQITDARIDHIDDTFLSAVDSQVRTPTKVRLSASVVICTRDRPDELSKCLSSLPQQTRPPREIIVVDNASRDRRTRDVALAAAATYIREDRSGLDIARNAGALQATGDIVAYTDDDVLLHPRWLEQLTCAFDSPEVGAVTGLVLPAELATEAQRHFETYWGFGKGYREQDYDSAAFRSHHGQVLPAWDLGAGASMAFRREVFQAVGLFDERLDVGQAGCSGDSEYWYRLLAGGYTCRYTPASVAFHFHRRTMDGLASQIYHYMRGHAAALLVQYERTGISANRRLAYYHKPRWYLARLLRKAMEGDSIRDRFLKEEVTGYLAGLLFYHRQRFRR, from the coding sequence GTGGCGCATGTCTCCGTGACGTCGGCGTCCGATGTTGCGGAAACGACATTGATCGAGGGCATGACGGTGTTCTGGCGCGCCGACCAGCCGATCGGCCATGTGCTAATGCATGAAGGCCAGATAACGGACGCCAGGATCGATCATATCGACGACACCTTCCTGTCAGCCGTCGATTCCCAAGTGCGAACCCCGACGAAAGTGAGGCTCTCGGCGAGCGTGGTGATCTGCACGCGCGACCGTCCGGACGAGCTGAGCAAATGCTTGTCGTCGCTGCCGCAGCAGACCCGTCCTCCGCGAGAAATCATCGTCGTAGACAATGCATCGCGCGATCGGCGGACCCGGGATGTCGCGTTGGCCGCGGCAGCAACCTACATTCGGGAGGACCGATCCGGCTTGGACATTGCGCGCAATGCCGGCGCGCTCCAGGCGACTGGAGATATTGTCGCCTATACGGATGACGATGTGCTGCTTCACCCGCGCTGGCTGGAGCAACTGACATGTGCGTTTGACTCTCCCGAGGTCGGCGCGGTGACTGGGCTTGTGCTTCCCGCCGAGCTCGCGACCGAGGCGCAACGGCACTTCGAGACGTATTGGGGATTCGGCAAGGGCTATCGCGAACAGGATTACGACAGCGCAGCCTTCCGATCGCATCACGGCCAGGTCCTTCCCGCGTGGGACCTCGGCGCCGGAGCGAGCATGGCGTTCCGGCGTGAGGTGTTTCAGGCCGTCGGGCTCTTTGATGAGCGCCTGGACGTCGGTCAGGCCGGCTGCTCGGGCGACTCGGAGTATTGGTATCGATTGCTGGCGGGCGGCTACACGTGTCGTTACACTCCGGCGTCAGTCGCATTCCATTTTCACCGCAGGACAATGGATGGACTGGCCAGCCAGATCTATCATTACATGCGCGGTCATGCGGCCGCACTTTTGGTGCAGTATGAGCGAACCGGCATCTCGGCGAACCGGCGTCTGGCCTACTATCACAAGCCGCGTTGGTACCTCGCTCGGCTGCTCCGGAAAGCAATGGAAGGAGACAGCATTCGCGACCGCTTCCTGAAGGAGGAGGTGACCGGATATCTCGCCGGATTGCTGTTCTATCATCGCCAAAGATTTCGCAGATGA
- a CDS encoding trifunctional glycosyltransferase/class I SAM-dependent methyltransferase/polysaccharide deacetylase, producing MTAHPRTSVVIAARDAAGTLAETLDSLLAQSAPSWEALVVDDGSIDATAEIVAEYAARDSRFRVLQSDGAGASSARNKGIASARGERILFLDSDDWIDRSFLAQMNAALDRDPSAVAAYCNCCRVMPDGSETPVRCDPAIQDNAFERFARTCATFIHGVLVLKSAVAKVGGFETSLRTCEDWDLWQRIARCGGRWIHVDEKLSYYRTSDRSLTQDVKRMLADARVVIARGFSSDDRVSEPAPAHQAGASTASGSAAAAYAYFALWCAGFDCGRQNASDPSPETLSDIPNTETTADFVASVLLDAVMVGARTVPARLAERWPQYGKGVTSLISAMGHAWSDLAAGRKCQYRFERKVLDYDDLSAPRVLTLTFGTRVDLRRIDTIRPIGTVDRLYVYLCDGPRILTLLDIGALGTVNNRFWIALAAHGLVHLQVKDQIGRLVRAKIALHKRTERLQSFMRDGRDTHRGRLRELASRASREARSRAISGISASSSPMPCVRRSRDTARKKFWEGFFEQEDPWNYGSPYEQEKYSRQLELLPDRPVDHALELACAEGHFTWQLAPKVKRLRAADISTKALDRARIRCNGHQNIEFTQLDLSADPLPQDTDLIVCSEVLYYLNDEAELESVAKRLVQALRPGGHLVAAHAFVLKDNMSRTGLDWESPYGAETIRRILQGVPGLALETSIETELYRIDRFRRLLPGEAAPDIQVKCATIDAPIEVELARSIVWGGAVARRFDVAQCERRTHAPVLMYHRIATEGPDELARYRLSPDAFGQQMLWLRRNGYHTINSDQLAWFVASNHPFVGRPVLITFDDGYQDFAEYAWPILQANDFSAEVFIATDFVGKRAEWDAPFGEPASLLDAARIAGLAAEGVSFGSHLASHPRGQELATWTLAEELTRSRAQLERWLGRSITSLAAPFGSTNQRLGILAAECGYKTVFNTVSRAATLKDNLLDLPRIEVRGDFTLDTFARCLEQYQ from the coding sequence ATGACAGCCCATCCGCGTACGTCCGTCGTGATCGCCGCCCGCGACGCTGCGGGAACCCTTGCTGAAACGCTTGACAGCCTGCTCGCGCAGAGCGCCCCCTCCTGGGAGGCGCTTGTCGTGGATGACGGTTCGATCGATGCCACGGCCGAGATCGTTGCTGAATACGCGGCGCGGGATTCCCGCTTTCGGGTTCTACAGTCTGACGGAGCAGGCGCTTCCAGTGCCCGCAACAAGGGAATTGCCAGCGCGCGCGGCGAACGAATACTGTTCCTGGACAGTGACGATTGGATTGATCGATCCTTTCTTGCGCAGATGAATGCTGCGCTGGATCGCGACCCCTCGGCGGTGGCGGCCTACTGCAACTGTTGCCGGGTTATGCCTGACGGCAGTGAAACTCCCGTTCGCTGCGATCCGGCCATCCAGGACAACGCCTTCGAGCGTTTCGCTCGGACGTGTGCCACGTTCATCCATGGCGTGCTCGTCTTGAAGAGCGCGGTTGCAAAGGTCGGCGGCTTTGAGACCAGCCTCCGCACGTGCGAGGATTGGGACCTGTGGCAACGGATCGCCCGCTGCGGCGGTAGGTGGATCCATGTCGACGAGAAATTGAGCTATTACCGGACAAGCGACCGTTCACTGACGCAAGATGTCAAACGGATGCTGGCCGACGCGCGTGTGGTTATTGCACGCGGATTTTCGAGTGACGACCGCGTCAGCGAGCCGGCACCCGCACATCAAGCTGGAGCGTCAACTGCATCCGGCAGCGCCGCGGCGGCGTACGCGTATTTCGCCCTCTGGTGTGCCGGATTTGACTGCGGCCGCCAGAATGCCAGCGATCCATCGCCGGAAACGCTCAGCGACATTCCAAACACCGAGACAACGGCGGACTTCGTTGCCTCTGTTTTGCTCGATGCCGTGATGGTCGGGGCAAGAACGGTGCCCGCCAGGCTGGCGGAACGGTGGCCGCAATACGGGAAGGGCGTAACCAGCCTCATTTCAGCAATGGGGCACGCATGGAGCGACCTGGCGGCAGGGCGAAAGTGTCAATACCGCTTTGAGCGAAAAGTGCTCGACTATGACGACCTTTCGGCGCCCAGGGTCCTCACGTTGACGTTCGGCACGCGCGTTGACCTTCGCCGTATCGATACCATCAGGCCGATCGGGACTGTCGATCGATTGTATGTCTATCTCTGTGACGGGCCTCGCATCCTGACGCTGCTCGATATTGGTGCCCTCGGCACTGTCAACAACCGCTTCTGGATCGCGCTGGCCGCCCATGGCCTCGTTCATTTGCAGGTCAAAGACCAGATCGGAAGGCTGGTTCGGGCAAAAATCGCACTCCACAAGCGGACAGAACGACTTCAATCCTTCATGCGAGACGGCCGAGATACTCACCGGGGGCGGCTACGCGAGTTGGCCTCGCGGGCCTCACGTGAGGCGCGGTCGCGAGCCATCTCGGGCATCTCCGCTTCGAGCAGTCCTATGCCATGTGTCAGAAGATCTCGAGACACCGCGCGCAAGAAATTTTGGGAGGGTTTCTTCGAGCAAGAGGATCCCTGGAACTACGGTTCGCCATATGAACAGGAAAAGTATAGCCGGCAGCTCGAGCTCCTGCCTGACCGGCCAGTGGATCACGCGCTTGAGCTTGCGTGTGCGGAGGGACATTTCACATGGCAATTGGCACCCAAGGTCAAGCGCCTCAGGGCCGCCGATATCTCGACCAAGGCGCTCGATCGCGCCCGTATTCGATGCAATGGCCATCAGAATATCGAATTCACTCAATTGGATTTGTCCGCCGATCCGCTCCCACAGGACACTGATCTGATCGTCTGCTCCGAGGTCCTTTACTACCTTAATGACGAGGCCGAACTAGAATCGGTCGCGAAGCGACTGGTGCAGGCGCTGCGTCCTGGCGGTCACCTGGTGGCGGCCCATGCCTTTGTGCTGAAGGACAACATGTCGCGAACGGGCCTCGACTGGGAGAGTCCGTATGGGGCGGAGACGATTAGGCGGATTCTCCAGGGCGTGCCCGGGCTCGCCCTGGAGACATCGATCGAGACGGAGCTTTACCGTATCGATCGGTTCAGGCGGTTACTCCCGGGCGAAGCCGCCCCTGACATACAGGTGAAATGCGCGACTATCGACGCGCCGATTGAGGTCGAGCTTGCGCGATCCATCGTGTGGGGCGGGGCCGTGGCGCGCAGGTTTGACGTCGCGCAATGCGAAAGACGAACGCACGCTCCGGTCCTGATGTATCACCGAATTGCGACAGAAGGACCAGACGAACTGGCGCGGTACCGCTTGTCTCCGGATGCGTTCGGGCAGCAGATGCTGTGGCTTCGCCGCAATGGCTACCACACGATCAATTCGGATCAGCTCGCCTGGTTCGTAGCAAGCAATCATCCGTTCGTGGGCAGGCCGGTGCTGATCACCTTCGACGATGGCTACCAGGACTTTGCCGAGTATGCATGGCCGATCTTGCAGGCAAACGATTTCTCGGCGGAGGTGTTCATTGCGACCGATTTCGTGGGAAAGCGGGCTGAATGGGATGCGCCGTTTGGAGAGCCCGCTTCGCTGCTCGATGCGGCCAGGATCGCCGGGCTTGCCGCCGAGGGCGTATCCTTTGGTAGCCATTTGGCGAGCCACCCGCGCGGCCAGGAACTTGCGACCTGGACTCTCGCCGAGGAACTGACGCGATCCCGTGCACAGTTGGAGCGATGGCTTGGGCGCTCGATAACGTCGCTTGCTGCGCCTTTTGGCTCTACCAATCAGCGGCTTGGAATCCTCGCAGCCGAATGCGGCTACAAGACCGTGTTCAACACGGTCAGCCGGGCCGCAACACTGAAGGACAATCTGTTGGACCTGCCGCGAATTGAGGTCAGAGGCGATTTCACGCTGGACACATTCGCGCGCTGCCTGGAGCAGTATCAATGA
- a CDS encoding glycosyltransferase family 25 protein, which translates to MGSNLKIVAISLVGSARRERASANLESLEIPWAFFDALRVPAKGLPQYDEALAIRFWGRGLSRAEIGCAASHMSIMAQVAASDADNSWTLVIEDDVILDAGFSFRSLPDICKAAEIGYLRLYGRHMAPCKHVAWLDQRELVRFERAPMGTQAYLISGHAARRFIDSVTTIHRPIDWEMDRFWANGLHNYALFPFPCLELTLTSSIAKAAESVREPTAFDRAARFAWKSKEYVLRLSENIRLRQSDRRIRVRLAGASSLSAPMPETIRTIESM; encoded by the coding sequence ATGGGCAGCAATCTCAAAATTGTGGCGATTAGCTTGGTCGGTTCCGCGCGCCGCGAGCGCGCGAGTGCAAATCTGGAGTCGCTTGAGATTCCATGGGCCTTCTTTGATGCCTTGCGTGTGCCCGCCAAGGGGCTCCCGCAATATGATGAGGCGCTGGCCATCCGCTTTTGGGGCAGGGGCCTTTCACGTGCCGAGATCGGCTGCGCAGCTAGTCATATGAGCATCATGGCGCAGGTGGCAGCGTCAGACGCCGACAATTCATGGACACTTGTGATCGAAGACGACGTCATTCTCGATGCCGGGTTCAGCTTTCGATCGCTTCCGGACATCTGCAAGGCTGCCGAGATCGGTTATCTCCGGCTGTATGGGCGACACATGGCGCCGTGCAAGCACGTGGCCTGGCTGGATCAGCGGGAATTGGTGCGGTTTGAGCGTGCGCCAATGGGAACGCAGGCCTATCTGATCTCCGGCCATGCCGCGCGTCGGTTCATCGACAGCGTGACAACTATTCATCGGCCGATCGACTGGGAGATGGACCGCTTCTGGGCAAATGGCCTCCACAATTATGCCTTGTTTCCTTTTCCGTGCCTTGAGCTGACGCTGACATCTTCGATCGCAAAGGCGGCGGAGTCGGTCCGCGAGCCTACTGCGTTTGACAGGGCGGCTCGGTTTGCGTGGAAATCAAAGGAATATGTTCTGCGCCTGTCGGAAAATATCCGCCTTCGACAGTCCGACAGGCGGATTCGCGTCCGCCTCGCCGGCGCAAGCAGTCTTTCCGCGCCAATGCCGGAGACAATTCGTACGATCGAAAGCATGTGA
- a CDS encoding glycosyltransferase: MAIDSALNQTRPADEIVVVDDGSIDGSRRIIAGYGDRIRAIFQANQGNIAAFEVGYRAATGDVLLFLDADDILMPTAVENVAAHCREGVSKVQFNLDIIDDAGRRLGRSFCAFPKSYAPDDVHAEFSRSGTYIWPVMSGNAYSREFLRQVIPLNPPVGYDGALNTIAPLYGDVVTVQETLGQYRLHGKNISRNDAKGRAQRFPDFPRQIGFRIAEFDILKAHCDRKSMHVQAARPIDNEIVFVNYRLASRKLGLRYVGQDADTSSSLLRRGIWLALTTTTHWRAAASHIVWFTGLFLSPSWLAYQLIMLRFNRAELLRPLVKFGSVIRRKPA; encoded by the coding sequence TTGGCAATCGACAGCGCGTTGAATCAGACCCGTCCGGCGGACGAGATCGTCGTCGTCGACGACGGATCGATCGACGGTTCCCGCCGGATCATTGCCGGCTATGGTGACAGGATTCGAGCCATATTTCAGGCAAATCAGGGCAACATCGCAGCATTCGAAGTTGGGTATCGCGCAGCGACAGGCGACGTACTGCTGTTCCTCGATGCGGATGACATCCTGATGCCGACGGCGGTCGAAAACGTTGCTGCGCACTGCCGCGAAGGTGTTTCGAAAGTTCAGTTCAATCTGGATATCATCGATGACGCCGGCAGGCGACTTGGGCGTTCGTTCTGTGCGTTTCCCAAATCCTACGCGCCGGACGATGTGCACGCAGAATTTAGCCGGTCGGGAACGTACATCTGGCCAGTCATGTCGGGAAATGCGTACTCCCGAGAGTTTCTTCGACAGGTCATCCCGCTCAATCCGCCCGTGGGATACGACGGCGCCCTCAACACGATCGCGCCTCTTTACGGAGACGTGGTCACGGTGCAGGAAACCCTCGGGCAATATCGGCTCCATGGCAAAAACATCAGCCGAAATGACGCGAAGGGCCGGGCGCAGCGGTTTCCGGATTTTCCCAGGCAGATCGGGTTCCGCATCGCAGAGTTCGACATCCTGAAGGCACATTGCGACAGGAAGTCCATGCACGTGCAAGCGGCACGGCCGATCGATAACGAGATCGTCTTTGTCAACTATCGCCTCGCGTCCCGTAAACTGGGACTGCGCTATGTTGGGCAGGACGCGGACACGTCGAGTTCACTTCTGCGCCGTGGGATATGGCTTGCGCTGACCACGACCACACATTGGCGCGCCGCCGCCTCTCATATCGTCTGGTTCACAGGGTTGTTCTTGAGCCCTTCCTGGCTTGCGTACCAGCTGATCATGCTCCGCTTCAACAGGGCAGAACTCCTGAGGCCGCTCGTCAAGTTCGGAAGTGTCATCCGGCGCAAGCCCGCCTGA